From Oncorhynchus clarkii lewisi isolate Uvic-CL-2024 unplaced genomic scaffold, UVic_Ocla_1.0 unplaced_contig_10446_pilon_pilon, whole genome shotgun sequence, one genomic window encodes:
- the LOC139403941 gene encoding uncharacterized protein, which yields MHTPKSNWPVSIGKSFVYKLHIYMKVMALEELEIRDLDQVTRVYAALLSAHIRLLKVVMPRVMWKEVPVIVVFEQNTYVNALVDVKHLIENTLVRSGFKVLFYSKWSHINNKYMLGKHVGAKTKLAMVLSTVFAINRETLYYCDTVMSLGWAVLSEATKNTRTIESSMGTSKGAGSSNKMGSNMDVFMYRRSRKGVNVATDIMAGVLETRDIIALPRDRLTDKAHAEQGKMLLGKLREEMAMVTIAESAKGSIVTTGGKKSVQGEYTRDDMLSAFLLLCHTRDEIYSGETSISLGGEVYYK from the coding sequence GTTATGGCCCTGGAGGAACTGGAGATACGCGATTTGGATCAGGTTACTCGTGTGTACGCCGCTCTTCTAAGTGCTCACATCAGACTACTGAAAGTTGTGATGCCCAGAGTAATGTGGAAGGAAGTACCTGTTATCGTGGTATTTGAACAAAACACCTACGTCAACGCACTGGTCGATGTCAAACATCTAATCGAGAACACCCTAGTACGCTCGGGGTTCAAGGTCCTGTTCTACAGCAAGTGGTCACATATCAACAACAAGTACATGCTAGGGAAGCATGTTGGTGCCAAGACCAAACTCGCCATGGTTCTCAGTACGGTGTTTGCGATCAATAGAGAAACCCTGTATTACTGTGACACAGTAATGTCCCTGGGATGGGCAGTGTTATCCGAGGCCACTAAAAACACTAGGACGATCGAGTCGTCCATGGGAACATCGAAGGGTGCTGGCTCCAGCAACAAGATGGGCTCCAACATGGACGTATTCATGTATAGGCGCTCGCGAAAGGGAGTTAATGTCGCCACAGATATAATGGCTGGTGTGTTGGAGACACGTGACATCATAGCCCTACCTAGGGATAGGCTCACTGACAAGGCGCACGCCGAGCAGGGGAAAATGCTACTGGGGAAATTGAGAGAAGAAATGGCAATGGTAACCATCGCAGAGTCAGCGAAAGGTAGCATCGTGACAACCGGTGGCAAGAAGTCTGTACAGGGAGAGTACACCAGAGATGATATGCTTTCAGCGTTCTTACTTCTATGCCACACCAGAGACGAGATATACAGTGGTGAAACGTCTATCAGCCTAGGTGGTGAGGTTTATTACAAGTAG